CGGTAAGACTCACTGCAGTAGCATCACTATAGAGCAGTCGCCATCGAGAGAGTAGCAGTAGGGGCAGACGGAACAGATGATAGTAGGTATAACTGAGATTTGCCAAGAGAGTAGATAAGCCTCTGACGATCAGTTCTAGCAGACGGATATCCAGGCGATCGGCCAAACGCTCACCTAACTTAGAGATTGACCAATATAGAGTATAGGGAAGTTGCAGGAAACAGACACAAGCTGAAAGCAAGAGAAAATCCCAGTTGAGAATATGAGCCAGTTGGGTTGCGTAAAAGATAGCGAGTTCATCATCTTCCAGGCGATCGAGCATTCCCTGAGAAATAACAATATGACCGGTAGGGCGCAAGTGACCGATCGGGTATTGGATATAAGTGAAAATTAGGGGTAACGAGGTAGGTAAAATACCCAGTGTAGGTTGGGGAAGTTTCCGTTGACGACAACAGCGTTGAATTACGGTTGCTGATTCTGGCCGGATGGTTTTGAGATGCTCCAGGTTTAGGGGTTCTAATTCATACCTTTTTTTGAGCAAGAGAGAGAGCAAAGCTGGAGAAGCGATAAAAATTAATAATGAGAAGATGAATAGGAATAACGTGGGGTCTCGATAGAGAATTTGCCAAGGGTTGAGAAAGGGCAGTTTCAAGAGCAGGTACTGGACAAGGGCAATGCTGATCTCAATGACAGTCACCATCCAGCCAAAAAAGGCGATCCCCGTTATTCCTTGCAAACCCCATAACCAACGGATATCCGATCCCAGTTTCGAGGTTTTCGGGAGCGTACCCCATCGTTTAGCACGTCCAGCATTTTTCCAGGTTCTCACTTCTGGGGTAGCACAAGGAGAGGACAGACGGTTGTTTGGTTCTTTCACTTCCGTTTTGGGAGCCTGAGGAGCAGAAATGGGTAAAGCATCTGTGGGATCATCGGGAGACATGGTCTTGGATGGCTCCAGATTGGGGAACTGGCGCTTGAGTTTAGGTAAGGTTTTTTTCGCCCAGTTTTGGAACGGTGCATCGGGGCTGTAGATGAGCAACTGGCATAAATTAAGTGCTTGTTGCCCTTGACCCACTTTACGATAAGCAATAACTAATCCCTGTTGAGCGCGTCTTTTGCGAATGCCCTCTGATTCATTGGTATAAACGCCGTTTAAGTGGGCGATCGCGCGATCGTACTCTTGACGCTTGAGTGCTGCTAACCCCGCCGTTAAGGACGGGCGCTTTGGGGGTGGTGATGACATATAGCAGATAATAGTAGGCCATTGAGAGTGATAGCAGCAAGAATATCTACCCCTATTTCTTGTCTTCACTGTCGAAGGGTAGGCATAGGGTACGGTTATCCTTAACTCAATCTATGCTAATCTAATGCCCGTTTGGGTATCGGGAAGAGCTTAGAGGCGATCGCTAAAATAACGGGTTCTTACAGAAGAGCCGGTGTATCAGTTTCTCAATTCCACTCCTCAAGAGGGGTGATAGATTTTCATCATCGCCTGAGTGCCCAATTCTCCCCCATTATCTAGCTTCTCAACACTCTTAAAATGCTGATTGGCTAACTCAGTACCTGGGAAATCTTCGGCTTCAATCATTTCTAAAACCAAGCGCAAATCTTTTAAGATATGCTTAATGGCGAAGCCAGGAGCAAAATCAGACTGATTAATTTTAGGGCCGAGATTGGAGAGGGCCCAAGAGCCAGCCGCGCCACCCCTACAAACTTCAACGATTAAATTAGGATCGATCTTCTGTGTTTGGGCCAGTTTTATGGCTTCGCATAAGCCGATTAAATTAGCCGAACAGAGGACTTGATTACATAGTTTAACCGCTTGGCCACTGCCGACTGGGCCACAGAGGTGGATCGATTTTCCCATCACTTCAAAGAAGGGTAAGCCATCTTGAAAATCCGCTTCACTGCCTCCGACCATAATCGTTAATGTGCCGTTTTGGGCCCCAACATCTCCCCCAGAGACGGGAGCATCTAAAAATCGGAGTGATTTAGTGGACAAGGTTTGGGCGATCGCCTGAGCTGCATTCGGTCCAATGGTACTCATATCCACCACCAGAGTCCCCGGTCTTGCCCATTCTGCCACACTGCCCGGGCCACATAGGACTTCCTCCACATCGGGAACATCACCCACACAAGAGAAAATCACATCTGCTGTGGCTACAGCTTCTTGAATCGAGGAAACGATCTCTACACCTGCCTCTAGAGCCGCCCTTACCCCTGGGCGATCGGGGGTACGATTCCATCCTTTAATAGGATATCCGGCACGAGCCAGGTTAGCGCTCATGGGGCCACCCATAACTCCAAGTCCTAAAAAAGCGAGTTGTTGATTCATGGTTGTTGTCATGTGGAACTACGAAATAGGCAATAGGCAATAGGTAATAGGCAATAGGGAGCAGGGAGTAGGGAGCAGGGAATAATTCTAGTCTCCGCGTCCCCGTTTTCTCCCATTGCCCTATTGCCCCATTCCCCCATTCTCCGGGCGATTTTCCCATAAAGACCGAGGTTTTGGAGATGAAGATTGGGTGAGTCTAGCTTGTTGTAAGGCTAAAGAGGCTGCTTTTTTCACATCAGCCACAGCATCATTTAAGCCCCGTTGTAAATAAGGTAAAACTTGATCGGATCTTATGCTTCCCAGGGCAGTCATGGCAGCTTCACGCACAAGGGGACTCGCATCTTGACTCAGTTGCCCAAGAGCAGAAATGATCCGTTCGGTTTCTGAGCGCAAAGGACAAGAGGCAGCGAGTTGTCCGAGCGCTAAAGCGATTTGCTGGCGAACTTCCGGGTTCTGATGGCGTGTGTAGCCCAGTAATTGGGGTAATGCGGACAGTTGGGGCCAAGTTCCTAGCGATCGCAGAATCTGACTTGGATCGAGAGGGGCTGAAACTGTCCCAGATTCAGAGGGGGTAACCGTTTCTTGGGGTTCCGAGTTGGCGTTTAGTTCAACTCCGGAGATGGGGGGGGGGAGGGGTTAGTTGCTGAAAGAGCCGGTGCAGAGTCTGTATACGGGATCGGGGGATCTTCAGGGGGTTCGGGTTGTTCTTCTAAGGATTGAACCGCTTGTTGAGCCTGGCTTTGATAGCGTTCTCGCTGGGCAAGGGTGACCTGGCGAATCCGCGATTCTTGAGCCACGAGGGTTTTCATTTCCTTCAGGCTCTGTTGAGCTTCTTGGGTCGCTTGAGAGGGTTCTGAGGTGTCTGGACGAGCAGCTTGGGCTGGCATCTCTGTGGGATGGGTTTGAGCTGATTGTTGGGCATCAGCGATCGCCTGTTCCCTAATATCTTCAACGGTCTTGTCTAACCGGAATTGATGAGAGCGCTCTAGGTCTTCAATGACCTTCTGATGCTTCTGTTCTAAGGCTTGTTTTTGTTCGTCGAGTCTTTTTTCCATTAGCCAGTAGGAGATCGCAATCCCTGCGGCTATACCAACAATCAAGGCAATAATGGCAAACATAATCTGATTTTCCTCCAAACTGATGTCGATCGTACACCCAATGGGTTCGGCTTGTGTATTTGCCTAACCCTTCAGTAGATGACTGAGGGGCGATCTCTTATGACTTACCTGTGAACTTTAGTCGATGTCAGCCGATCCCCAACTTTTTCCTAGGGATGACTTAACAAAAATTTACAATAATCGGTCAAATCTGGCTCTAACTCTGCCTCAATTCTGATTTTGATCGGCAAAACATAAACTTTTCTAAACGACAGAGGTGACTTTGTAACAATATCTCCCCTTTTTGCTTAAGATATGACGTTAAGCCTTCAAGCCTAATTTCGATCATACATATATAGAGGAGAAGAACACATGGCTGATTCCAGAGATATTGAGATGATCGCAGCCTATGGGGGTAATCCAGAGGTCGGTCACCTCTCCACCCCAGTTAGCGATTCTGCATTCACTCGCGCCTTTATTGGCAACCTTCCCGCCTATCGTAAGGGTCTTTCTGCCAGTCGCAGAGGCCTTGAAGTTGGCATGGCTCACGGTTACTTCCTGTATGGCCCCTTTGTAGTACTTGGCCCCTTACGCGAAACGGAATTAGCTAACCTGGCAGGTTTATTAGCCACCATTGGTCTGATTTCGATTTTAACCATCGCTCTGTCTCTCCATGGTGCGGCTGATGTTAAATATCCCCCTGTAGAATCAGCAACTCCATCTGCTCCCTCTAATCTGTGGGATAAAGATGGTTGGGGTGACTTTGCAAGCAGCTTCTTTCTGGGCGCTTGTGGTGGTGCATTCTTTGCCTATTTCCTCTGTCTCACCCCTCACCTAGCTCCTCTACAAGAGGTTGTTAATAAGATCTGGTCTGTGGGATAGAATCTTTCTTAAACGAACCTTGAATGTGTTCAGTCCAAAGTTTCCTTTCAGGAAAACACTATAAAGTTTTAACCGCCAATTAGTCATAAGGAGTTTTTGACATGACAGGTGCTTACGCTGCTTCTTTCTTACCGTTTATCTTGGTTCCCTTAGTCGGTTTAGTTACTCCGGCTGTAGTTATGGGTTTGTTATTCATTCACATTGAAACTGAGGCTTAAATCCTATTAGGTTTATTTGAGCATACCGTTCATAAGAAACCTCGCTAGTTTAGCGGGGTTTTTTGTGGTGTAGGGGTGAAAAATTTTTGCCCTTAATCGCCAATATTAGAGTCATTAATTCCTTCTGAACCCATCTCGACTAACAGTTAATGTTGGTAGTAGTATAGCTTGATCCGTTCGGCGCAATCGCGATCGCGCCAGACTTGATAGTTTTCCCAACTAGAGGGTTGCCACACTGCCAAAAAATGTTGATTTTGGCGAGGATTGGAGATGAGCGAAGTCATAGGATTGCAAGGCATAATTTGACTATAGCGTTTCTCTCTTCTATGAGGTACAGCTTGAAGCCTTAGAACCTAAGCTATACAAGCTATTGCAAAGCAAGCCTATTGTATAGCGCTTCGCGCTATACATCACCATTCTACCCATTACCCATAATTTTCAATTCCAAATTTTTTCTTTGAGGCGATTTGAGGGTATGGATTTCTAAAGCATGATGAAACTGTATACGTTGCCAATAGGACACATCTTTCAAGTATTTTCCTTGATTCAAATGACTGCTATTACGCACTTGAGTGACCGTTTGGGGTAAGACTCCAATCAGTTGGGCCAAGACTTGACTGTTGAGTTCTTGAACCGTTTCTAGTCCAAAGAACGCTTCTAGGCTCGATAGCAGCTTTTCAGTACGGCAGAAAGGGTCAGGAGAACATTCGGTAAGTTTGTGCAACCAGCGTATCCATTGAATACGCATACTATAAGCGTGGTGATACTCTTGACGGTTGGTGATCGGCACTAATTGAGGCAAACCAATAAACACTAGTTCTCTACCTTGTTCTTGAGAGGTAATGGCTGCACCAGGGCCAAGAAACTCGGCATGATAATCGGTACAAAGAATCAAGGCACTTTTTTTCTGGCCAGAAACGGCGAACACGCCCTTAATATCCCACTTTTCAATCAACTCGTGCCTAAGTTGCCTCTCTCCTTCATGCCCCACCATGACCGTTTCTCTCCATACCCAAATGATCTGTAAGCAATTTGTAGAGACTGGAGTGAACTGTTTTCGGGGTTTTCTCCTTCCCTACGCCTACTTGACATCCTAATTGTCCTCCTCGTCATTTGTCTTCAGATATTCTTGGATCTTTACACAATCTATATATTTCCTCCTAGGTTTACTGAGTTTTTATCAAGTTTCCGTAGAAAAATCCTTGTTTTTTTAGTATCAAAACATACTTTTGCGCTTTTCCACGGACTTGAGTCGAGAGATTCCCCTCAATGTCCCTTTTTAAGCAGGGGTACTTTCTTCGTTTCGATGGACCAACAAAAGGATAAACTAATGGGCGGGCTTCTGTTCATGCCCCGATCGCTTACTGGTTGAATCTTATGGTGACTTCTCCTTCTGCTCCTACCGACATCGAAAATCGTAAAGCCGATCATCTACGGATCTGTTTAGAAGAGGATGTGCAGTTCCGACGCACGACTTCTGGATTAGAGCAGTATCGCTTTATCCATGATTGTCTGCCAGATTTAGATTATGAGGATCTCCAGGTAAAGACCTCGTTCCTGGGTAAAGAGTTAGGGTCTCCGTTTTTAATTTCTTCAATGACGGGGGGAACAGAGCAAGCGCAACAGGTTAATTTTCGTCTGGCAGCTCTTGCACAAGAGTATGGTTTGGCGATGGGAGTGGGTTCGCAACGGGTGGCAGTGGAACAACCGGAAGTAGCCGATACGTTTAATGTACGGAAAATCGCCCCCAATATTGTGTTATTGGCGAATTTGGGTGCGGTGCAATTTAACTATGGCTATGGGGTGGAGCAGTGCCAACGGGTAGTCGATTTATTGGAAGCAGATGCCTTGATTTTGCACCTGAATCCCTTGCAAGAATGTATCCAAACCCGTGGTGATAAGAATTTTAAGGGATTACTGCCCAAAATTGCCCAGATTTGCGAGCGATTGTCTGTACCGGTGATTGCCAAAGAGGTGGGGAATGGAATTTCTGCTCGTTGCGCTCAACGGTTATTGGACGTAGGGATACAGGCGATTGATGTGGCGGGTGCAGGGGGAACGTCTTGGGCTAAAGTAGAGAGCGAGCGCGCAGAAAGTCAGCTCCAGCGCCGTTTGGGTCAAACATTTGGAGATTGGGGGATTCCGATGGCTGAGTGTTTGACCCAGATTCGGCAGATGAATCGCTCGATGCCGTTGATTGCGTCGGGAGGTCTAAGAACGGGATTAGATGGGGCAAAGGCGATCGCTTTGGGCGCAGATCTGGTAGGCTTGGCTTGGCCCTTTCTACAAGCTGCCCAGCAAGGGGAACAGGCGCTCATTGAATTGGCTGATGTGTTGATTGCAGAACTGAAAACGGTGCTATTCTGTACCGGCCATCCGGATCTCAGTACCCTAAAATACACCCAGAGTTTACAAAAAATGTCATGATTGATCCGATCAACTTCTACTGTTCTCGCTCTTAATTGAGTCTCGAATTATGCGTCAATTCCTGAAATATACGTTTGCCAGTATCCTGGGAACTTTGGTGAGTGTAGTCTTGTTAGGGGTTCTGGGGATGGGTGGATTCATTATCTTGCTCGCCAGTCTAGCAACAAAAGAGACGACTCCCCTAGTTAAAGATCAGTCTGTTTTGGTGTTGGATTTAGGGTTACGAATTAATGACACGGAACCGAGTTCAACAACGACTACAGCGATTAATGAGGCGCTTTCGGGAACGACGAAACGAACGATTACCCTGCGGCAATTTCTGGATGCGGTGGAGGGGGCGATCGCTGATGAGCGCATTGTGGGCTTATATTTGCAAGGAACAGATGCCGATATGGCAGTCGGTTGGGCCAATTTACGGGAAATTCGAGCAGCGCTGAAACAGTTTCGGGAAGCAGGAAAACCGATTATTGCTTACGATTTGAGTTGGAGTAAAAAGGAATATTATTTGGCTTCAGTGGCTAATCGTGTAATTATGCATCCGATGGGAAATCTGGAGTTAAATGGCTTGAGTTCAGAGGTGATGTTTTTAGGGGGAGCACTACAAAAGTATGGTGTGGGGATTCAGGTTGTCCGTGCTGGCAAGTATAAATCGGCAGTAGAACCGTTTACGTCTACGAAGTTATCGACGGAAAATCGGCAACAAATTCAGGCATTGCTTGATAGTCTTTGGGGTGATTTTCGAGAACAGGTGAGTGGAGATCGCCCGATAAATGCGGCACAAATTCAAGTTCTTGCGAATAATAATGGTATCTTATTCGCTAATGATGCCCAAGAGAGGGGCTTTGTGGATGAGATTTGGTTTGACGATCAGGTAATTGAGGATCTTAAGGCATTAACCGAGAGTAAGGAAGATGCGGAAAGTTTTCGGAAAATTAGTTTTCCTATCTATGCAAGTGTTCCCAAGCAGATTGATTTGGCAGTGGATCGCACTTCGGAGCAAAAAGTGGCTTTGGTGTATGCCGAAGGAGCTATTGTAGATGGTCAAGGACGAGTAGGAGAAAATGAAATTGGCGGCGATCGCTATGCATCCATTTTACGGGATTTGCGCTTAGACGATCGGGTGAAGGCAGTGGTTTTACGGATTAATAGTCCGGGGGGAAGTGCGACTGCTTCGGAGAGGATTCGACGGGAGTTAGAGTTAATTCAAGCCGCGAACAAACCAGTGATTGTATCGATGGGGAATTATGCTGCTTCTGGGGGCTATTGGATTGCTACAGCCAGCGATCGCATTTTAGCAGAACCGAATACGATTACCGGTTCCATCGGTGTGTTTGGAATTTTACCAAACTTGCAACAAATCGCCAATGAGAATGGAATTACTTGGGATGTAGTCAAAACAGGATTGTATGCTGATTTAGGCAGTAGCGCTCGCCCCCGATCTCCTGGCGAACTTAGTATATATCAGCAAAATGTCAATCGAATTTATCAACAATTTCTGCAAACCGTGGCAGCATCCCGTAATTTAACGGTGGCACAAGTCAATCAAATTGCCCAAGGTCGGGTATGGTCAGGAAAAGAAGCCCAGGGAATCGACTTAGTAGATGAGTTGGGAGGGTTGCAAGAGGCGATCGCCAAAGCCGCAGAAATGGCTGAATTAGGAGAAGATTGGCAACTCGAAGAATATCCCCAAACTCGCAGTTTAGAAGAGCGATTAATTGAGCAATTAATCGGCATTCGTCATACTCCAGAAGCTTCGGATTGGTTGATGGAAGAAGTGGAGAAACTCAAAGCAGAAGTGGATGAGTTAAGAACCCTCAATGACCCCTTGAGTATGTATACTCGAATGCCATTTTATTTGGAGATTGAGTAAGGAAAGGGTGATTTAGGCTAAAATAAGAAAAATTATCATAAATTCTCCGATCTTCGGGGCACTTTTAATGTGATTATTTCCAACAGGATTTAGTTCTATGACTCTTGCTATTCAACGCTTTACCCTAGAAGAATATCTGCACTACGATGATGGTACAGATACGATCTATGAATTAGTGAATGGAGAATTAGTCGCAATGGCACTCGGAACTGGACGGCATGGTGAAATTGCTGATTTTATTAATACTGAGTTTCGTCATGAAATTGCTAGAACTGGACAAGACTGGGTATCAAGAGCAATGATGCTTGCAGTTCAATCTCCCCGTGGCGATCGCTTCGATACTTCCCGTATTCCCGATGTAGTAGTGCTACCGAAAGAACAATGGCGTAATTTGCAGAACCGGGAAGCGATCGTTCTCTTGAATGAACCCTCACCTCTGTTAGTCGTAGAAGTCGCTAGTCCATCGACTCAAACCATTGATTATCGTGCTAAACGGACAGAATACTGTGTGTTAGATATTCCCGAATACTGGATCGTCGATCCCTTGGAGGAAAAAGTTACTATTTTTACGTTGTCTGAAGGCTGGTATGACGAAGCTGTATTTACAGGAGGCGATCGCCTCATTTCACCTACTTTCCCCGAACTCAATTTAACTGCCCATCAAGTCTTGCAAAGTGATTAACCGTTTACAATCAAGATTACCCAATGAATTAAGGAATATAAGTCCCCATCAATTTCCCTTCTGCATCATATAATTCTAACGCAATACCTGCCGTTCGACTAATATTTTCCAGAGCATTTTGAACACTTTGCACATGCTCATCAACCGAAGTAAACGTCGTTAAATCTCCACGACCTCTAGCCTGAATAAGTGTTTGACGAACCCTTTTGACATAATCAGACGTTAGAGTAACTTTCAATAAATTCTGACTGACTGTATATTCACAGATTTTCGGTAGACCTGCACAAGTTTGATTTAAATCATTTCGTGCTTGTTCCAACCGGTTTGCTTGCTGTAGTTTTTGCTCTGCTGACTGTAACGATCCTTGATAAACATTGACCAGGGGAGATGCTTTACTATAATAAAAACTATCGCTTGGAACTTGCTGTAAATAATTCACCGCTTGACTCCAATGACCCACTGCTAGGGCTAATTCATTACTTTGTTCAAATTCCTTCGCTTTATCTGCTAACGTTAGGGCTTGATTATAAGTATCACTAGCAATTTCTTCCTTTAAGAGTCTCTCTCGGCTGGCTTGAAACTGGGTTTCATAGACATCTAAAAGCTGATTAGCCTCGACTTTTGCTTGAGTCCCCTGGGGAATATTTTTCAAGCCATTAATCGCTGTATTCCAACTGCCATAGGCCTGTTGCCAATTTTCTAAGGATTGAGCAATTCCTTGACGAGTTTTAGCCAGATCTGCGGCCTGTTTTGCCCGTTCTAAATTCTGTTGCGCTTGTTGTTCAACTTGGATACGATTTTGAATCGCTTCTAGATTTTGTTCATATTCTTTTAGCTTGGTTTTGACTAAGGGATAAATGGTTTCAGCCGTAGAAACTTGTTGTAAATTTTTTACAGATTCCAGCCAAAGTTGCTCGACTGCTTTCCAAGTTTCCAGAGGATGGGGAGGGTTCAAACTTAGTTGGGCTGCTTCACTGGCTTGGGAAAAGGCGCTAACGATCCGATTGAGATTATCGGTATGCACTGTATTACGTCGCATGAATTCTTGGGCTTGGGCAAAATAAGGAGACCAAAAGGGAATTCGTTCGACTTGAGAAATCGCTTCTTGTAACTGTTGTTGCGCTTGTACCAATCTTTGGGGGTTATCCGTAGTTTCTGAGGTTTGGATCGCAACTTGGCCGAGGCGTTGGGCAGTTTCTAGGGGAATGCAAGTGGCGATCGCACAGGGACGAGTCATCATATACATCACTCCTCCTGCGATCGCCAGTCCCAAAAGCCCTGCAATTCCCCAACCCCAAGTAAATAAGCGAGAGGGCGGTTGAGCTGGGGTAAGGGACTGGGATGGAGTCGCTTCTAGCAGAGATTGATCCTCTAGATTAAAAGACTGGGAAAAGTAGGGGCGTTTTTGTCCTGCTACCCGCACAAAAATTCGTCCTTGGCGACCGATCAACGGTCGATACTTTCCAATATCTTGTTGCAGTTGGGCAAAGATCCGTTGGGTATCCGGTTGAATTTTGGCAGTATGTTGGGCTAACACCATTAAGCTGCCGTTTTGTAGTAAACATTGAACCCGAAAGGCTGGCCCATGGGGAAGTTTACGATTGAGGTTTTTTTGGAGATGCTGGGTGAGAACTTGGAGTGGGCTACACTCCTGCTTAGTCGCCATAGTCAGCAGGAAGGGTTAAAGAAGGAGTGGACAAAACAATGTATGGCTATTGTAACCAAAAGTTATAGCGCAACGTGCTGGTCATGGGTAATGGGATATTTTCCCCATCTCTATACTTAAATTAATCACAACAGACGCGGCGTAATCCTAACCATCCTCCTAAACCGCCGACCAATGCACCAAAAACTAGCAGTAGGAAAAATAGGGTTGTGGTATCAGTATAAAGATCCCAATAGGAATCCTGAAAGTGGGAGAGCAGAGGAATAACGGATAACTCTTGGGTAAATAACTTCAGGGATATCTGCTCAAAGCCTTGAACGATGCTCCAGGCGATCGCCCCCCCAACACCCCCTAAAATTACTCCTTGCATCATAAATGGTAAGCGAATCCACCAGCGAGAGGCTCCCACCAAGTGCATAATCTCAATTTCTCGGCGACGGGAGACCACAATTAACTCAATGGTAGTCGTCATAACGGCGATCGCGCTCACCATTAACACCATCGTCACCCCCAAACTCAACACCCGCAACCCCCGGTTAATCGTCGATAGTATATCTAACGCGGCTTCCCCATAAATCACCTCATTGACTCCTGATAACTGCTCTAACTGCGGAACCAAAGTCCTCAGTGCCTCTGGAGATCGAGCCTTTACCCTCAACTCATCCACCAAAGGATTGGTTGGTAAAATCTCGGTAGCGACCTCTGGAGAATTTAAACCCAACTCTGTCAGCAAACCCATCCAAGCTTCCTCCTTGGCGATCGCTTCCACCTCGACCACTCCCGGCAGATCCTGTACCTTCGCCACCAATGGGTTCGCGCTCCAATCCGCATCTAAATATACCGATACCTCCAACTGGCTCCCAAACTGATTCACCAAACCCTCCAACTGCCAAGCCACCTGCCAACTCAACCCAAACAAAAATAACAATACCGTCACCGTACTAATGGCCGCCCAATTCATCCATCCCCCACGGCGCAGCCCTAACTGCACCTCACTCCACAGATAGCCCAACTGAACCCCCATCAGAAAATCCTCATTTAAATAGCGATCGCTTTGAAAATTAGCATAAACCTGCTATCTTGTGACCCAGAAACATCAACCCTCTATTCTGAACCTAATTGCCTGCATCCCACAACAGCCCAAAAAATCAGCAGTTTTCCGGAAAGCCACGAAAATTTTGTGTTGATGGGGGAGAACCAAGCATACAATTAGGAATCAGGCCACAGCGCTCCCCTGGGTTTTCTGGGAGTTGTCATCTAAAATAAACAAGTCCTAACGGTGAGGTAGTGAACAAATGTCAACAATCTTTGGAACTCCTAGTAACGACGCTTTACGGGGAACAGCCGGTTCCGACAATATCTTTGGCTTACAAGGCAACGATACCCTCGAAGGTTTAGAATCAAACGATTTTTTATCCGGCAACCAACAGAATGATTTCCTCTCTGGTAACACCGGTAATGACAGCCTCAGAGGGGGGATGAATAATGATACCCTATTCGGCGGACAAGGCGATGATACCCTTCTTGGAGACCTAGGGGATGATATTGTTTCTGGAGACCTAGGCAATGATTCCCTATTAGGTAACCAAGGCAATGACCAACTCCTCGGAGGCATGGGGAATGATATCCTCTACGGGGGACAAAACCAAGATACTCTCTATGGAGGGCAAGGCGCAGACTCCCTCTTTGGAGATTTAGGAAACGACACACTATTTGGCGACCTCGGCTCCGATACCCTCACAGGA
This window of the Roseofilum reptotaenium CS-1145 genome carries:
- a CDS encoding cell division protein FtsX codes for the protein MGVQLGYLWSEVQLGLRRGGWMNWAAISTVTVLLFLFGLSWQVAWQLEGLVNQFGSQLEVSVYLDADWSANPLVAKVQDLPGVVEVEAIAKEEAWMGLLTELGLNSPEVATEILPTNPLVDELRVKARSPEALRTLVPQLEQLSGVNEVIYGEAALDILSTINRGLRVLSLGVTMVLMVSAIAVMTTTIELIVVSRRREIEIMHLVGASRWWIRLPFMMQGVILGGVGGAIAWSIVQGFEQISLKLFTQELSVIPLLSHFQDSYWDLYTDTTTLFFLLLVFGALVGGLGGWLGLRRVCCD